The segment GATCAAGCTGCTCGAGCTGTCGCGCGATCCTGACAACGGCCCGCCGGAATTCGCGGTGCCGATCGAAGCCGATCCGGGCTTGGCCGGACAGATTCTCAAATTCGTGAATTCATCGTATTTCGGATTCTCGCGCGAGATCAGCAACGTGCGAATGGCGATCACGCTGGTTGGCATCCGTACGATCAAGAACTTCTCGCTATGGAGCGCCGTGTTCAGCCTGTTGCCGAACCCGAAATGCGGACCCTTCGATTTGAAGGCCCTGTGGCAGGATTCGTTGCGGCGGGCGCTGTTTTCGCGGGCGATGGGCAAGCTGCTCGGGCTGAAAGAGGCGGAGGAGGCATTTTCCGCGGCACTGTTGCAGGATATGGCGATCCCGCTTCTTGCCAAGGAATTGCCGGAAGAATACGTGAAGCTGCTCGAGGCCCGCGAAGAGGGACCGCGACGGCTATCGGATCTCGAACGCGAGCGTTTCGGCTGGAACCATGCCGAAGCGGCGGCGACAATGGCCCGAAAATGGAAGATGCCCGAGGCGTTCGCCGACGTGCTCTACCGCCACACCTCCACCCCGCATGGACAACCCACGACGCCGGCGGAGATGACGCAATTGGCCGTAAGCTTGTCGGCACTGCTACCTGCGGGAAGCGATGCCGGCTGGCATGAGTATGCCGAGTTCGAAAGCGTCTACACCCGGGTATTGCCGCAAGGGCCGACGGTGGTGGAAATCCTGGACCGCACGGATCGCGAGTTCAAGGAATTCGCGCCGGTGTTGAAGCTTGCGGCTCCGGCCAAGACGCTTGCGGCTTGGCACAAGGAAGCGCGGCAAGCGGCCGAGGTCGTGGCATAAGGTGACGTAGCGAAGCCGGTGCTGTCGATTCGGGGGGGTGCCCAATAGCGCCGTGTCCAACGGCGCGGCGGGGGGCGCAAAAGAGAATTTTGCCGGCCCGTTTGCCGACTCGTTTTCGCTTTTGCGGCTCTGCTCTTCGCGCCGGTTTGCCTTTTCGCTACAACACGGCCCACAGGCGGCTTGTGGTCTTCCGCGATTTGGACCACCGGGATTTGGCTTGCAGTCCCGGTTGGCTACAATGTAGCAGAGGCAAAGTGCGGATCGCGCACTGGGCGTTTCCAAACGGGAACATGGAGCACGCCGCCGTGGTTGCGGTCGAACGAATACGCCGGCAACAGATCCTTCGCGAGGCCGAAGGCTATCTGGAACTGATCGGCCTGTTTGGTGAAGATTGGGTGCCGGCGGCGCCGATTCGTCGGCGTCTAGCCCAACGGTCGCTCGACACGTTGAGCCGGCTTGCCGAGCGCAGCACTCCGAATCCGCAAACCTTCTTGCTCCGCGGATTGGCTTTTCGAGCCGCCGAACAATATGCCGAAGCCATCGAGCCTCTACAGGCCGCCGTGGCCGGCGATCCGAATTTGATCGATGGCTGGCTAGCGCTGGGCTGGTGTTACAAGCGGAGCGGCCGGCTTGAGTTGGCGATCGAGGCGCTGAAACAATCGCTTCTCGTCAGCCCGGATCAGGGCATCATTCACTATAACCTTTCCTGCTATTGGAGCTTGGCGGGAAACGTTTCTTTGGCGCTACATCACTTGGAGCGAGCGTTGGCGCTCGACTCGGATTTTCGCTCCCTAGCGGAGCGCGAGCCGGATTTCGATCCGATCCGCAATGACCCCGGCTTTCGGAGCCTGACGAGCGTGATCGTTTAGCGCGGCCGGCGATTCGCAGCGAATCAGACGCGCTCAAGGGCAAGCGCAGCGCCGGCCCTTGCGACTTGGTTCGCGACTCGCTTGCGGTTTCGGCCCGGCCAAAAAATAACTTCCGCTTTTTGGACCTCTCGCCCTACTCTCTCCCGCAAGGGGAGAGGGGCCTGTGGAGAAGTTATTTTTCGGCCAAGCCTTCGCGTGTCCGCCGTGTTCTCGGCGTTCGCCAAAAAAAGAACCCCGGCCGACGGATCATTCCGCCGGCCGGGGCAAATTGGGAACGAAAGTTTTTGAACGGATTCCGCCTTGGATGTCTCTCCCGGGTGGATACGAACGATCAAGAACTTACCAGCAGAACTGCACGCCCGCGAATCCGCCATGGAGGACCAAATCACCGTTGCTCTTCACTTCTTCGAAGTCGCCTTGTCCAGCCAGGTAGAACGGAATCTGATTGTCGGACAGGGCCAGGCCCGACGCGACGACTAGACGATAGCCGAGCGTTGCCGACCAGCGGCAATTGAAATCGTAGGTGAGGCCCAAGTCGGCCTGACCGATGAACGCGACACCCTCTTTGTGACCCGAGTAATTGAAACCTTGGACACCACTGCCGCTGTACAGGCTCGAAGTCGTCGACATGTCGTTGCCGTAGATGCCGCCCTTCGTGCCGAGGAACAATCCGCAACGATTGCAGAATCTCCAATCCAAGCGGTTACCGACCTGGAAACCGGTCAGATCGTTCTTGCAGCGGATCTCGAGGTTGGCTTGATCCGCGCCCCCAGCTTCGCCGTAATAGTCATTGGCGGCAACCGAGGTCCAAAGCAGATCTTCATCGAAGCGGAAGTAGCGGAAACCGGCCATCCACGACGACGACACGCCGCAGCTACGATCCGCTCCGCACGGGTTGTAGCACCAGTTGATTTCGACGTTGTTCACCTGATCATTGCGCTTCAACAACACCTCATCGGCGTGGGTGAAGAAGCTGTCCGCGGTTTGGGTGCCGATCATCACGTTGCCGACGGTGGTGTCCATCGGGGTGCCGAGGTCGTTGGGGCCGCTGATGCTGGCCGAGCCATTCATGTTCCAAACACCCCAGTACGTGGCCTCGATGCGGCTGTCGCAGCCCAAGCAGCGGCCGATGGTGAACTCGGCGCCGCCATCCCAGCCCGGTTTGGCTTGGGCGGTGTTCAGCACCTGATCGGCATTGTTCGTTTCGTTGTAGGTCGTCCAGTAGCGGTTCGGCTGCGTGCGGGTCATGACGAGACCGCCCGCGTAGCCGTACCACGGATTGCAGCAGCATCCGCATTCGCCGTTGCCGCCATAACCGCCTTCGCAGCCGCAACTCGACGACGGTTGCGTGGCGCCGCAGGTTGGTTCGCTCGAATAGCTCGGAGCGGTCGCGACCGAAGGCACCGAGTCGTCGGTCGCCGGGGGCGGAGCCGGTTGATTCGTGTTGGGATGAACGATCGCCCCTTGCGGGTTTTGATCCCAGCTCGAACCGCTCGGCGAGTTGTAGCTGGTGCTGACCACGCCCGTCGGCGCGGCGCCGGTATTCCAACTGGACGAGATTTCCGGCAGCGGAAGCGCCGGACCCGTTCCATAACCGGTCGGGCTCTGTGCCCACGCGGTCGTGGCCGTTGCACCGATGGCCATTGCCAAAGCAAACTTGGTGATTCTCATCTTCTACACTCCTTTGGGAAACACATTTCCATACTGCCGATGGCCGAGCGGAGCCGGGGGCGAGAGATCGCCAGACGGATCGCGCGGTCACGGGCAACCGTGAGAGATGGGAAATCCGTTCCCGTACGCGTCAATCCTTTGTGCAAATTAGGGATCGTCTGGAGTGGGGCGAGAATGTGCGGGATTCTGCGCCCCGCGAACGAAGAATCTTCAAGTCGATGACGGTGCAATCGCTGCCGATGGTGTGTCGCGCATGGTGGGCACAAAGTCGCGCAG is part of the Pirellulales bacterium genome and harbors:
- a CDS encoding HDOD domain-containing protein, giving the protein MSNPTAPSQFDLGRILQTAQLPALPQSAIKLLELSRDPDNGPPEFAVPIEADPGLAGQILKFVNSSYFGFSREISNVRMAITLVGIRTIKNFSLWSAVFSLLPNPKCGPFDLKALWQDSLRRALFSRAMGKLLGLKEAEEAFSAALLQDMAIPLLAKELPEEYVKLLEAREEGPRRLSDLERERFGWNHAEAAATMARKWKMPEAFADVLYRHTSTPHGQPTTPAEMTQLAVSLSALLPAGSDAGWHEYAEFESVYTRVLPQGPTVVEILDRTDREFKEFAPVLKLAAPAKTLAAWHKEARQAAEVVA
- a CDS encoding tetratricopeptide repeat protein; the protein is MVAVERIRRQQILREAEGYLELIGLFGEDWVPAAPIRRRLAQRSLDTLSRLAERSTPNPQTFLLRGLAFRAAEQYAEAIEPLQAAVAGDPNLIDGWLALGWCYKRSGRLELAIEALKQSLLVSPDQGIIHYNLSCYWSLAGNVSLALHHLERALALDSDFRSLAEREPDFDPIRNDPGFRSLTSVIV